From Asterias amurensis chromosome 3, ASM3211899v1, a single genomic window includes:
- the LOC139934748 gene encoding large ribosomal subunit protein mL38-like, translated as MAAPLGRAFRQISRNNNHNFAILGCIKRQLNTKSDLKCNVGRQYAGASTGIDIGLPIKPTFQPGKKPPKERLMTLSKNKNDPDLERAARRRTLQVSLDEVKAEWEQTSAPYHIRRIAHHYGIFKDLFDSADFLPQVMMKIDYRVDAEHTMPVFTGNVVTPTEASQPPDINYTSTNDKLWTLLLTNPDGHLQDNSKEYVHWMIGNIPGNQLSQGDEIFDYLPPFPARGTGYHRFAFVLFQQDGRVDYSAEGAPLPCRNLKERTFETLEFYRQYQDVITPAGLAFFQCRWDQSVTETFHHTLEMREPVFDYNHPKIYIAEQKKFPHKKPLQYLLKYMPQEQRDKIKDFNPFFPDRRFEK; from the exons ATGGCTGCGCCCTTAGGACGTGCCTTTCGACAGATTTCGAGAAATAATAATCACAATTTTGCAATACTTGGTTGTATTAAGAGACAGCTGAATACAAAAAGTGATCTAAAGTGTAATGTAGGACGTCAATATGCTGGAG CATCGACAGGCATTGATATCGGTCTTCCGATCAAACCAACATTTCAACCCGGGAAGAAACCGCCTAAGGAGAGGCTAATGACTctctcaaaaaacaaaaacgatccTGACCTAGAGAGAGCAGCCAGACGAAGAACAT TACAAGTATCACTGGATGAGGTCAAAGCAGAATGGGAGCAGACTAGTGCGCCATATCACATCCGTCGCATCGCTCATCACTATGGCATCTTCAAGGACCTGTTTGATAGTGCGGATTTCCTACCTCAAGTAATGATGAAGATTGACTATCGTGTTGACGCTGAGCACACGATGCCTGTCTTTACCGGAAACGTTGTCACCCCAACAGAG GCTTCACAGCCACCAGACATCAACTACACGTCCACAAATGATAAGCTCTGGACTCTTCTACTAACAAATCCAG ATGGTCATTTACAAGATAACTCCAAGGAGTATGTTCATTGGATGAT AGGAAACATCCCTGGTAATCAGCTGAGTCAAGGAGATGAGATCTTTGATTACCTGCCACCATTCCCAGCACGGGGTACCGGTTATCACCGCTTTGCCTTCGTACTATTCCAGCAGGACGGCAGGGTGGACTACAGTGCAGAGGGGGCTCCCCTCCCTTG TCGGAACCTGAAAGAGAGGACCTTTGAGACGTTGGAATTCTACCGACAGTACCAAGATGTGATCACACCAGCCGGGCTGGCATTCTTCCAATGTCGCTGGGATCAATCCGTTACAGAAACCTTCCATCATACGTTAG AGATGCGGGAGCCGGTGTTCGACTACAACCACCCCAAGATTTACATCGCAGAGCAAAAGAAATTCCCACACAAGAAACCTCTGCAGTATCTGCTGAAGTACATGCCACAGGAACAGCGGGATAAGATCAAAGATTTCAATCCGTTTTTCCCTGATCGGAGGTTCGAGAAGTAA